The Musa acuminata AAA Group cultivar baxijiao chromosome BXJ1-3, Cavendish_Baxijiao_AAA, whole genome shotgun sequence genome window below encodes:
- the LOC103986307 gene encoding putative germin-like protein 12-3, which translates to MAAKMLLLALLAMASSLAMASDPSPLQDLCVADKDSKVLVNGFVCKDPKVVKAEDFFFRGLDKAGDTVNKVGSNVTAVNVNQLVGLNTLGISMVRIDYAPRGLNAPHTHPRATEILTVIEGQLLVGFVTSNTDDGNRLFTKMLKKGDVFVFPEGLIHFQFNPGHTKTIAIGALSSQNPGTITIANAVFGSNPPISDDVLAKAFQVDKKTIDWLQAKF; encoded by the exons ATGGCAGCCAAAATGCTTCTCCTTGCGCTCCTTGCCATGGCTTCCTCTCTTGCAATGGCTTCTGATCCTAGTCCTCTTCAAGACTTGTGTGTCGCAGATAAGGACTCTAAAG TACTGGTGAATGGGTTCGTCTGCAAGGACCCCAAGGTGGTGAAAGCCGAAGACTTCTTCTTCAGGGGACTCGACAAAGCTGGCGACACAGTAAACAAGGTCGGCTCCAATGTCACCGCCGTCAACGTGAACCAGCTCGTCGGACTCAACACCCTCGGCATCTCCATGGTTCGCATCGACTACGCACCCAGAGGCCTCAACGCTCCCCACACTCACCCTCGTGCCACCGAGATACTCACCGTCATAGAAGGACAGCTCTTGGTCGGCTTCGTCACATCCAACACCGACGACGGCAACCGTCTCTTCACCAAGATGCTGAAGAAGGGTGATGTGTTCGTGTTCCCTGAGGGACTCATCCACTTCCAGTTCAACCCTGGGCACACCAAAACTATCGCCATCGGTGCTCTCAGTAGCCAAAACCCCGGCACGATCACGATCGCCAACGCTGTGTTCGGGTCGAATCCGCCCATCTCCGACGATGTGCTGGCCAAGGCTTTCCAGGTGGACAAGAAGACCATCGACTGGCTTCAGGCTAAGTTCTAG
- the LOC135637044 gene encoding putative germin-like protein 2-1, with translation MAAKILLIVLLAMASSLAMASDPSPLQDFCVAEKDSKVLVNGFVCKDPKHVTAEDFFFMGLDKAGNTVNKLGSMVTAVNVNKLVGLNTLGISMVRIDYWPKGLNPPHTHPRATEILTVIEGQLLVGFVTSNTDDGNRLFTKMLKKGDVFVFPEGLIHFQFNPGHTKTIAIGALSSQNPGTITIANAVFGSKPPISDDVLATAFQVDKKTIDWLQAQFWTDNNN, from the exons ATGGCAGCCAAAATCCTCCTCATCGTTCTCCTTGCCATGGCTTCCTCTCTCGCAATGGCTTCTGATCCTAGCCCTCTTCAAGACTTCTGCGTTGCCGAAAAGGACTCCAAAG TGCTGGTGAATGGATTCGTCTGCAAAGACCCCAAGCACGTGACAGCCGAAGACTTCTTCTTCATGGGACTCGACAAAGCCGGCAACACGGTAAACAAGCTCGGCTCCATGGTCACTGCCGTCAACGTGAACAAGCTCGTCGGACTCAACACCCTCGGCATCTCCATGGTTCGCATCGACTACTGGCCCAAAGGCCTCAACCCTCCCCACACTCACCCCCGTGCCACCGAGATCCTCACCGTCATAGAAGGACAGCTCTTGGTCGGCTTCGTCACATCCAACACCGACGACGGCAACCGTCTCTTTACCAAGATGCTGAAGAAGGGCGATGTGTTTGTGTTCCCTGAGGGCCTCATCCACTTCCAGTTCAACCCTGGGCACACCAAAACTATCGCCATCGGTGCTCTCAGTAGCCAAAACCCCGGCACGATCACCATCGCCAACGCTGTGTTCGGGTCGAAGCCACCCATCTCCGACGATGTTCTGGCCACGGCTTTCCAGGTGGACAAGAAGACCATCGACTGGCTTCAGGCTCAGTTCTGGACGGACAACAACAACTAA